CGACGAGAGTTTCGGGAAGACGATTGCATGGAATGATTAACCATTGGGCGCGTGGGCTTCTTTTACGGGAGGCTGAACGATAAGCACTGGTGGGGGTAAAGCAAAGCAGCTTTACCGGCAATTTACCTTCAACTTACGTTTCAAGGTGTGAGCCAAAACACTGATACACAAATGAAAACGGCCTGGACAGGGCCAGGCCGTTAACAATTGTAAACGCGCTGAAATCAGCGGGTTTACTTGAGCACACTTACTTCAATACAGCGAGTGCCGCATCGTAGTTCGGCTCTTCAGCGATTTCCTTGACCAGTTCGCTGTGCAGCACGTTGTCGTTTTCGTCCAGCACGACTACCGCACGGGCGGTCAAGCCTTTCAGCGGGCCGTCAGCGATGGCCACGCCGTAGTTCTCGATGAACTCGGCGCCGCGCAGGGTCGACAGGTTCTGTACGTTTTCCAGGCCTTCGGCGCCGCAGAAACGGGCCTGGGCGAATGGCAGGTCAGCCGAGATGCACAGCACCACGGTGTTGGCCAGTTCGTTTGCCTGGGCGTTGAACTTGCGCACGGAAGTGGCGCAGGTCGGGGTGTCGACGCTTGGGAAGATGTTCAACACTTTGCGCTTGCCGGCGAAGTCTTTCAGGGTGACGTCGGACAGATTGCCGGCTACCAGGGAAAAGGCTGGCGCCTTGGAACCGGCTTGTGGCAGTTGGCCGTTGACTTGAACCGGGTTGCCTTTGAGCGTGACTTGAGCCATGAACGGAGTCCTTCTTAACGTTGTTGGGAAAGCATGCAAGAGGCGGAAGTTAACCACGAAATTGTCCGACGACCTATGCCTGAACCGAAATTGTCATGTGCTGGCACACAACATTGGATACAACCTTGAGCGCTACCCGAGCAATTGCAGCATGTTGCGATGACGGGCCTCGAATATCCGCCGCATGTAACCGTTCACCAGCAACGCCTCGCTGAATGCCCCGCCAATCGCCGAATACGTCACGCGGTCGGTGTACAGCGTACCGCCCTCACCTGCCGCCACCCGATGTTCATGACGAAAGGCGCGCAGCGGCCCCTTGAGCATTTCATCGATGAAATGCGTGTCGCCGACTTCGCGGATCGTCACCGTCCAGTTCGACGGGATCAGATTGAACATCCAGTGCCGGAAACGGAATTGCCGCCCGGCCTCGATACGCAGGTTGTTCAGGTCGATATCCCCCAGCGGCGTGACGCGTTCGGGAAAGATCTTCGGGAAATTGACGCCTTCCAGGCAGAAGTCGAGTACCTCGCTCGGAGTGCGATCGGGGATCAGCGTGGTGAGTTCCAGGGTAGGCATGGCGGACACATTCCGTATGGAGGCGATGCTTGTTAAAACGCGAGTCTGCATCTTTTATTTAACGACCTGTCGATTCAACTCCCCGCCATTCGACAAAGCATTGAATCCCTCACTTTCCAGCGGAGAAACACCATGCGCTTCATGATCATTGTCAAAGCCAGCCAGGACTCCGAAGCCGGCGTGATGCCCAGCGAACAACTGCTCACCGACATGGGCAACTACAACGAGGAACTGGCGAAGGCCGGCATTCTGGTGTCCGCCGATGGCCTGCACCCCAGCAGCAAAGGCGCCCGGGTGCGTTTCAGCGGTGAAAAACGCAGCGTGATCGACGGCCCCTTCGCCGAAACCAAGGAGTTGATCGCCGGATACTGGATCTGGGACGTTAAGTCGAAGGAGGAAGCCATCGAGTGGGTCAAACGCTGCCCTAATCCGATGCCGGGCACCGAGGCCGAGATCGAGATTCGCCAGGTATTCAGCCCGGAAGATTTCGGCGCCGAGTTCACCCCGGAGCTGCGCGAACAAGAAGAACGGGTACGCGAGCAGGCGAAAAAACACTGACATTTCACGGGGATCACGCCAGTACACAAAACTGGCGTGATCCTGCGCACAAAACCAAAGAATTAATCCCTATGACTGGCTAACCCCCGATTAGCTGCTAGTTTCAACAGACATGTCCTACAGGCTTGATAAGAAAAGGATTACGCCTTAACGGCCACGAAGTGCCGAGTCGTCCACTGAGCCACCAGGGAATCGGGGAATCATGTCGAATACAACGGGAATTCACGCCTTTTCGTCGGCGCGCTCGCTGACGTCCGTCATCTGCGTCCGGCCTAAAACAGCCTTTAAGGTCGCCGCCTACAGCGTCATGGCGACGTTCGTAAGCTGTGGCGTCGGCGCCCAGGATTTTACCGCCAACCCCGATGAAGCCCGGGCCATCGCCAAGGAAGCCTATCTGTACGGTTTCCCGGTGGTAGAGATGTACAAGACCCTGTACACCCAGGCCATCGATACCAAAAGCCCGAACTATAAGGCGCCACTGAACCAGATCGGCAACACCGCGAAGGCCTTCACCGCGAAAGACACCGCATTCGTCACGCCAAACGCCGACACGCCTTACTCGTTCGTCTGGATGGACCTGCGTGCCGAGCCACTGATCCTCACCCTGCCGCCCATCGAAGAGCACCGTTACTACTCGGTGCAACTGATCGACGCCTATACCCAGAACTTCGCGTACCTCGGCACCCGCAGCACCGGTAACAACGGCGGGCATTTCATGATTGCCGGGCCGGACTGGCAGGGTCAGCAACCGCTGAACATCGACCGATTGCTGCGCAGTGAAAGCAACATTACCTACGCGCTGTACCGCACGCAGCTGTTCGACGACAAGGACCTGGCGAAGGTCAAACAGATCCAGAAAGGCTACAAGGTCGAGCCGCTGAGCCATTACGTGAAACAGAAAGCGCCGGCACCAGCGCCGAAAGTCACTTGGCCGAAACCGACGCCGACCATGAGCGAAACCCCGGACCTGTTCCGCTACTTGAATTTCATGCTGGCCTTCACCCCGCCGCAGGATGTCGAGAAAGACCTGCTCGCGCGCTTCGCCAAAATCGGTATCGGCGCCGGCCAGCCCTTCGATCTGAAGTCACTCAGCGCCGAGCAACGCAAGGCACTGGAAGACGGTATTGCCGACGCAAAAGCCGAGTTCGCCGCGTTCCAGAAAGACAAGGTCGATACCCATCAGGTCTCCAGCGGCGATCTGTTCGGCACTCGCGACCACCTCAAGGGCAATTACCTGTACCGCTACGCCGGGGCCAACATGGGGATCTTCGGCAACTCCGCCGAAGAGGCGAATTACATCGGTTATTTCGTCGACAAGGACGGGCAGCACGCCGACGCTTCGAAACACGACTATACCCTGCATTTCGACAAGGGCGCCCTGCCCCCCGCCGACGCGTTCTGGTCACTGACGATGTACGACGGCAAATCCAAATTGCTGGTGGCCAACCCGCTCAACCGCTACCTGATCAACTCGCGGATGCTGCCGGACCTGAAGCTCGATGCCGACGGTGGTCTGACTCTGTACGTGCAGCACAAGAATCCGGGGAAAGACAAACAGGCCAATTGGCTACCTGCACCGAACGGTCCGTTCTACGGGGTCTTGCGCCTATATCTGCCAAGACCGGAAGTCGCCAGCGGCGAATGGAAAATGCCGTTGCTCAACCCGGTCGACACAAAACAATAAGCGGAGTCAGTGATGGTCAAGCCTTACGTTGTGCGCCCGTTGCTGGCGCTGTGCATGATCGGCAGCCCGGCGCTGTACGCCGCCGAGGGCGGTGTCGGGCGACCGATTACCGGTCAGCAGGTGTTTTCCAATGCCGGGGTCGTCCCGCCGGAACCGGGCTTGGTGACGTCGCTTACCAGCATCTGGTACGACGGCGAGCTCAAGGGCAGTCGCGGCGCGCCGATTTCCGGTGCGGTCAGCGCCGGGATCAAGATGAAAGTCTCCTACACCATGGCCAACGTCACTCACGTCTGGGACACCGGCAAAGGCCCCTGGAACTATGCCTCGGCCATCGGCATACCGGTTCAATACACCGACATCAATGCTTCCATCACCGGGCCGCGTGGACGGACCCTCGGCACCAGCGATTCCGGCACCCAGTTTGCCGACGCATTGATCACGCCGATTGCCGCCGGTTACCATTTCGACGAGCTCAATCACATTTCGTTTTCGCTGCCGATCTACGTACCGACCGGTGCCTATAACGACAATCGCCTGGCCAACCCCGGCCAGAACAACTACACGTTCATGCCCACCGTGGCGTTCTCGCATCTGGACGGCAAGGGCGGCGAATTCACGCTGTCCGGCAACCTGCAGTTCTATACCGAGAACAAAGACACTGATTACCGCACGGGCGACATCTTTTCCCTCGAAGCCCTGTGGACCCACGGTTTTGGCAATGGCTGGAATGCCGGACTGGTCGCCGGCTACATCCAGCAGGTGAGCGACGACAAGGGTGACACTGCCGACACGCTCAACGGCTTTCGCGGTCGTTCGGTCGGTGCCGGCCCGACCGTTGGCTGGAGCGGCAAGTTCGCCGACGCTCAGGCCAGCGTCAGCGCTCGTTGGGTGCCGGAGTTCGACACCAAGAACCGTCCTGAAGGTAACGGCGTGTCCGTCAACCTGACCCTGGCGTTTTTCTAAGGAGGCGCCAGGGATGGCCATCGCTCGCCGCTTGACCTTATGCAGCGCACTGTTCAGCAGTCTGGCCTGTGCCGGCGGTGATTTACCGGGGCTAGGCAGTGCTCCCGCCCACCCGGTCCCCAAGGGCGACCCGGAAACCTGCCATCGCCTGCAACAGAACTTCGACATCGACCTGAAGGACGTCGTGAAGGCCGGTTGCGACCCGTCCACCGAACAGATCTCCAAACTGATGGATAACCCGGTGGGCAATCTGGTGCTGCTGGTCAACCAGTTCGACTACACCGCGCTCAAGGGCCCGAACAGCAACGGCACGCGGATGCTCGGCAAATACAGCTTCATGCCGACCTTCCCGATCTCCCTCGGCGAAGACTGGAACCTAATCAACCGCGTGCCGATCAGCTACGTCAGCGCACCGGTCAATCACAGGGCCGGTAACCTGATCGGCATGGGGCCGAATGAAATCCTCAGTGACCGCGACGATTTCGCCTCGGTGGTCGAGGATCCGTTTGACCGCACCAGCGGTTTCGGCGATCTGACCTACGTCGGCGTGTTCTCGCCCAAGCAACCGGTGCGCTTTGCCGGCGGCGGCAAGATGGTCTGGGGCTTCGGCCCGACGGCAATGTTCCCCACCGCTGAAAAGGACGTGCTCGGCACCGGCAAATACTCGCTGGGCCCAGCGTTCGTCGCCGCATATCTGGGCGAGGACTGGACGCTCGGCGTATTCCCGCAGCATTGGTGGTCGGTCGGCGGCGACAGCAACCGCAAGGATGTCAGCCTGACCAACGTGCAGTACTTCATTCAACGCGTGATTCCCGGCCCGGCCCAATGGCGGGTTGGCATGACACCCAACGTCACGGTCAACTGGAAGGCTGACGGCGGCAACAAGGTCACCTTCCCCGTCGGCATCGGCGCCGGGCGGATCTTCAATTTCGGCAAGCTGCCGGTGCGGATTTCCGGCGAGATCCAGTACTCGGCGATCCACCCCGAAGACCAGATCAGCAGTCGCTGGAATTTCCGGCTGTCGTTCGTTCCGGTCATCCCGACTTTCATGTTTTGAGCAAGGACTCGCGCCATGACTGCACTCACCGAACTCAACGCCCTACAGGCCAGCATCGCTGAAACGGTGCTCGGCCAGGATCAGGTGATCCGGCAGATCCTGCTCGGTCTACTGGCCAACGGGCACTTGCTGCTGGAAAGCCTGCCGGGGCTGGCCAAGACCCGCACGGTCAAGGCGCTCGCCAGGCATCTGGACGCAAAGATGAGCCGCATCCAGTTCACCCCGGACCTGCTGCCCTCGGACATCACCGGTGCCGAGGTGCTGCATCAGGTCGAAGGCAAGAACGAGATCCGCTTCCAGCCCGGCCCGCTGTTCGGCAATCTGATTCTGGCCGACGAAATCAACCGTGCGCCGGCCAAGGTGCAAGCGGCACTGCTTGAAGCCATGGAAGAACGGCAAATCACCGTGGCCGGCAACAGCCACGTGCTGCCGGAGCTGTTCATTGTCGTGGCGACGCAAAACCCGATTGAACAGGAAGGCACTTATCCGCTGCCGGAAGCGCAGATGGACCGGTTCCTGATGAAAGTCCTGCTCGATTACCCCAGCGCCGACAACGAGAGTCAGGTGCTGCGACTGCTGCGCGCCGAAGAGTTTGCCCAGGGCGCCAACACGGCGCCGACCAAGGGTTTCGAACTGGCGCAGGACGTGATCTTCGCCGCACGCAAGGAAGTCAGTGCGGTACACGTCTCCCCCGCCATCGACCGTTACCTGATCGACCTGATCAACGCCACCCGCCTTCCGGCCGATTACGACGAAGACCTCGGCCGCTGGATCGCCATCGGCGCCAGTCCCCGTGGCGGCATCGGGCTGGATCGTTGCGCCCGCGCCGATGCGTGGTTGCAGGGTCAGGATTTCGTTTCGCCGGACAACGTGCGCGCTGTGGTGCACCCGGTGCTGCGCCATCGCCTGCAACTGAGCTACGACGCAGTGGCCGATGGCGTCAGCGCCGATCAGGTGCTGGACCGGATTCTCGACAAGGTGGCGATTCCCGCCTGAGGCCTGATATGGAAAGCACCGACGGGCTGGTCTATGTCTCTCTCGCACAGTTGATGGCGCTGGAGTTCAAGGCCCGTGATCTGAGTTTTCTGGCCCGCCAGCCCCAGGGCAGCATCCTCGCCGGCAACCATGCCTCGCGCCTGCGTGGCCGAGGTTTGAACTTTGATGAACTGCGCCGCTATCAGCCCGGCGACGATTTACGTCACCTCGACTGGCGCGCCTCGCTGCGCACTGGCAAACCGGTGGTGCGCACCTTCACCGAGGAACGCGATCGCCCGGCGCTGATCGTGGTCGACCAGCGCATGTCGATGTTTTTCGGCTCGCAACGCAGCTTCAAATCCGCCGTCGCTGCGGAACTCGGAGCACTCGCGGCGTGGATGGTGTTCCATGCCGGGGATCGGGTCGGCGGGCTGGTGTTCAATGATCGGCGCATCGACTGCATCGCGCCGCTGCGCAGCCGTAAACGGGTCGAGGTCTTGCTCAGTCGCATCGCCGAGCAGAATCAGGCGCTGAACGCCGGCAACCCCGACGCCGAAGACGAGGACCAACTGGACAAGGCCTTGCAACGTTGCCTGGCGCTGGCCGGGCATGACCATCTGATCTGCATCGTCAGCGACTTTGCCGGGGCCGGCGAGCGCACCTTGCAGTTGATGCGGCAACTTTCAGCGCACAACGATGTGATCGCGCTGCAAGTCTACGATCCGTTGGCGCTGAAGCTGCCGAACAACGGTCGACTGTTGGTGACCCAGGGCCAGTTGCAAGTGGAACTGGCGGTCGAGAAACGTAACGTGCATCAGCCGTTGGGGGATTTTCTCGGTGGCCGGCTCAAGGACGTCGCCACCCTGCTGCGCCGCAGTCAGGTGCCACTGATGATGTTCAGCACCGCCGAAGAAGCGCATCAGCAATTGCGCGCCGAGCTTGGCAAAAGCGCCGGACCCCGGCGGTGAACCCGAACATCCCGAGCATCGAACAACTCCAGGAGTTGGGCCTGCCCGCGCCGGTCAGCTACGCGCCGCAGACCTGGGGCTGGTGGGTGTTGCTGGCAGTCCTGCTGCTGACAGCACTGCTGATTGGGGTGCGGCGGTATTGGCAATGGCGGCGCGATCAGTATCGGCGTGAAGCATTGGTGCGACTGGCGCAGTTGCGCGATCGCAGTGATGACCTGAGTGCGTTGCGCGAATTGCCGGAGTTGCTCAAGCGCGTGGCAATCTCGATGCCGATCT
The sequence above is a segment of the Pseudomonas sp. HS6 genome. Coding sequences within it:
- a CDS encoding DUF58 domain-containing protein gives rise to the protein MESTDGLVYVSLAQLMALEFKARDLSFLARQPQGSILAGNHASRLRGRGLNFDELRRYQPGDDLRHLDWRASLRTGKPVVRTFTEERDRPALIVVDQRMSMFFGSQRSFKSAVAAELGALAAWMVFHAGDRVGGLVFNDRRIDCIAPLRSRKRVEVLLSRIAEQNQALNAGNPDAEDEDQLDKALQRCLALAGHDHLICIVSDFAGAGERTLQLMRQLSAHNDVIALQVYDPLALKLPNNGRLLVTQGQLQVELAVEKRNVHQPLGDFLGGRLKDVATLLRRSQVPLMMFSTAEEAHQQLRAELGKSAGPRR
- the tpx gene encoding thiol peroxidase gives rise to the protein MAQVTLKGNPVQVNGQLPQAGSKAPAFSLVAGNLSDVTLKDFAGKRKVLNIFPSVDTPTCATSVRKFNAQANELANTVVLCISADLPFAQARFCGAEGLENVQNLSTLRGAEFIENYGVAIADGPLKGLTARAVVVLDENDNVLHSELVKEIAEEPNYDAALAVLK
- a CDS encoding polyketide cyclase; translated protein: MPTLELTTLIPDRTPSEVLDFCLEGVNFPKIFPERVTPLGDIDLNNLRIEAGRQFRFRHWMFNLIPSNWTVTIREVGDTHFIDEMLKGPLRAFRHEHRVAAGEGGTLYTDRVTYSAIGGAFSEALLVNGYMRRIFEARHRNMLQLLG
- a CDS encoding DUF1254 domain-containing protein, which codes for MATFVSCGVGAQDFTANPDEARAIAKEAYLYGFPVVEMYKTLYTQAIDTKSPNYKAPLNQIGNTAKAFTAKDTAFVTPNADTPYSFVWMDLRAEPLILTLPPIEEHRYYSVQLIDAYTQNFAYLGTRSTGNNGGHFMIAGPDWQGQQPLNIDRLLRSESNITYALYRTQLFDDKDLAKVKQIQKGYKVEPLSHYVKQKAPAPAPKVTWPKPTPTMSETPDLFRYLNFMLAFTPPQDVEKDLLARFAKIGIGAGQPFDLKSLSAEQRKALEDGIADAKAEFAAFQKDKVDTHQVSSGDLFGTRDHLKGNYLYRYAGANMGIFGNSAEEANYIGYFVDKDGQHADASKHDYTLHFDKGALPPADAFWSLTMYDGKSKLLVANPLNRYLINSRMLPDLKLDADGGLTLYVQHKNPGKDKQANWLPAPNGPFYGVLRLYLPRPEVASGEWKMPLLNPVDTKQ
- a CDS encoding YciI family protein, translated to MRFMIIVKASQDSEAGVMPSEQLLTDMGNYNEELAKAGILVSADGLHPSSKGARVRFSGEKRSVIDGPFAETKELIAGYWIWDVKSKEEAIEWVKRCPNPMPGTEAEIEIRQVFSPEDFGAEFTPELREQEERVREQAKKH
- a CDS encoding MoxR family ATPase gives rise to the protein MTALTELNALQASIAETVLGQDQVIRQILLGLLANGHLLLESLPGLAKTRTVKALARHLDAKMSRIQFTPDLLPSDITGAEVLHQVEGKNEIRFQPGPLFGNLILADEINRAPAKVQAALLEAMEERQITVAGNSHVLPELFIVVATQNPIEQEGTYPLPEAQMDRFLMKVLLDYPSADNESQVLRLLRAEEFAQGANTAPTKGFELAQDVIFAARKEVSAVHVSPAIDRYLIDLINATRLPADYDEDLGRWIAIGASPRGGIGLDRCARADAWLQGQDFVSPDNVRAVVHPVLRHRLQLSYDAVADGVSADQVLDRILDKVAIPA
- a CDS encoding transporter; protein product: MVKPYVVRPLLALCMIGSPALYAAEGGVGRPITGQQVFSNAGVVPPEPGLVTSLTSIWYDGELKGSRGAPISGAVSAGIKMKVSYTMANVTHVWDTGKGPWNYASAIGIPVQYTDINASITGPRGRTLGTSDSGTQFADALITPIAAGYHFDELNHISFSLPIYVPTGAYNDNRLANPGQNNYTFMPTVAFSHLDGKGGEFTLSGNLQFYTENKDTDYRTGDIFSLEALWTHGFGNGWNAGLVAGYIQQVSDDKGDTADTLNGFRGRSVGAGPTVGWSGKFADAQASVSARWVPEFDTKNRPEGNGVSVNLTLAFF